Genomic window (Amaranthus tricolor cultivar Red isolate AtriRed21 chromosome 7, ASM2621246v1, whole genome shotgun sequence):
GtgttttaagttttaactttaaggattatttgtataataaattttgggtgtttaaattttaaatttttatgaatttaatatcacaagtaatattataattattattattaccattaAAGGTGAATcttattgaaaatttaatgttattatattttgtaATTACAATTGTTTAAAAGAAATTGGAACTTAATGTGATAGTTGATTCGAcacaatttaatttgttaacaCTTTCATCTTATAAAGtgacttatttttaaaaatgatatttttgagTGTATAATCATAAATTGTAGGGATAAAGTGATGTAGACGTGATTTATTGAAGTTAACGAGTTTTATTTTCACGCTTTACTAACTAAGCTAGTAGATATGCGcaagtatatatatttgtttgcCGCATATTGCACTTTATAAATTTACAATGACATAGAAggtttataaatataaaaattaaactgaTCATAATTGATGCATTTACTTAGTAAAAAAATTCTCTGCACACTagtgaaaaaaattttatatgctgcggttttatcttcgttatatgctgcggttatatatatatatatatatatatatatatatatatatatatatatgtatatatatatatatatgtatatatatatatatatatgtatatatatatatgtatatatatgtatatatatatatgtatatatatatatgtatatatatgtatatatatatatatgtatatatatatatatatatatatatatatatatatatatatatatgtatatatatgtatgtatatatatatatatatatatatatatatatatatatatatatatgtatatatatatatatatatatatatatatatatatatatatatatatatatatatatatatatatatatatatatatatatatatatatatatatatatatatatatatatatatatatatatatatatatatatatatatataggagagggatccattgagaaggggttgaaaatgaaaagggtaagaaggactctaaacccttgatttcactaaaataaaaaaaattatggtcacgattgagccaaaaactcataattataaaagtaactatgttgcacagaaaggtaactgaaataattttaaaatgttcttaatttataacatagtatccttttttgtatatatagtatccaaacaaaatcaaataaaaatgcttctcgcccttctcattttaaaatccttcttatttgatcctacatctatataatatattacacaaaaacaaacttttACGTTAAAATTCATACATATATTacacaaaaataaacttatacacaacatttcaaGATATACCTAAcattcaagttataaacttatactttaaaattcataattaaacacaaaaacaaactcatacacaacatatgttcaaagattgaaactttaataaaccctaaaataccataaagcttgaaaaactaaaaggttgaagaaattataccttagatTGTTCAAAAAGCCCTCATATATTTTATGCTTATAGGAATAGCTTCACAGACCAATCTCCAAACACCAATTTATCAAAACATGATTGAGATTCACATAACTTGCATCAAAAAACGAAGACAACAATACATACCTTAAAAAGAAGACAACAATAAATACCATTACCATCAAAAAAACCTAAGTGAGATTCACAAACaacaattttcgtgggttttgaagaagaaattttaccttaaaaaaCAAAGTCCTAAAACAATTGCGTGGGTTttaaagaagaacaagaacaacaatttttgtgggttttgaagaagttaaaggttgaagaagaagaagaagaggaagaacaacaaattttcatgggttgaagaaggttgaagaagatgaagaggaaTGAGCAAATGTCGAAGTAAGGTGGGTTTTgaaatcaaataatatattttcgtGAGTTTTGAATCTGCTGTATGAATAAAGGTGGGATTTTATCAAAAAAACGTATATGCTGCTAACCCGTAGCatatatccttttttttttttttgcctaatttttCTACTACTTTTATGCTGCGTTTTTataaaactgcagcatatattGCGCAATATATaaggtttttttccactagtgacatatatagtagtaaaattatgataaatttcaTAAGATTAATTGCTTAACTTAAAAATGAAATCATTGAAATTCCTTTAGatttatttttctacaataattaagagttaaaattcTTTAAATAAATGCAATTATTAGTCTCAATATCCCAAAGTTTGTTTATGGACTAAACAAGGTGCTATCTAATTacattttttatgatcaaagtggctaataatataattcacaatcaattatcaattatattaaaataaagtttccATCATAATCATTTAACCAGTCCTTAATTAATTTGATGGAGCCTAAAAAATGGGATTAAGTAGTACTCCTTAAAATATTctattatgattttatttataggtTAGTTGATGCTAGCTTCTTAGTATTGAAATTGTATTCACATCAAAATGTAATCCAGATACCGAAATCATAATTTTATTATGAGTAAAttgagatttttatttttttccaagtacaatatatattatattggaTCGTCACATTGTTCCATTTTTCTTGGGTTATGTCGCTATTagcttattaaattaattaattgtttaaaaaGATTGTAATGTTGCACTATGTAGCTTATTTGCATCCACCAAAAGTCTTGAAATACTTTTTTAAGTATGTGGACTGTTGAGCAAATTCATGTCTTATCAAAGTATTTTGTTTTTGTCcttttaaatgaaataaatataatttttttatttttggacatttAATTCTCGTCTTTTTATTTCCTTCTCTTTCTATCtttatctaataaaaaaaatataatctccTTATCTTTTGCTCTTATTCAAACATAGTCTAAATAAATCTGATACGAGTTATCGGAATAAGATATATACTCTAGACAATACACAGTTGCATCTCAAACCAAGTTCAATTGCACAACATATACCACTTTGTGAAAAAAAAGCAAAGATTAAGAATCCCAATTCTCCACTCCACATTTCTTGTGCTATTAAATCTTAATAATGGAAAGCTTTCCCCCTTTTTGTAGTTCACTATCTGCCATTCATTCCAAACCTTAAAGGCATCAAGTCCATTTAGAGACATAGAGTAGTTTTCAACTAAGGAATATGCTTCAAACCCCACCAGAACAACATGGTTATCAAGAATCGAAACAGTTCAAAAACATACGATATTTTatagctcgtcttgtatgagatcgtcttacGGTGAGTCTaccttaaaacaaaaaatccataagctaaaaatttctattattaggctatttaacccaagtacaAGACaagtctcacggtgagaccgtctcatataaaaatttgtgaagTTTATTAGACCATATTCATTTTTACGGCCTTTCATGATTCAACGCcctaaaaacaagtaaataatcTAAATCACTTTAAATAATCTAAATCAAAAGTGATGTTGACTAAATGTTAGAAATGATTTAATCTTGATGATCTTGTACGATCAGACACCTTGCATATCCCAACCATCTTGACTATCATAAATTCATATCCAAAGAACATTGCCCAACAAAATCCAACCATTCTTTACATTTATGCTATTTAGCTCACTTTTGAGCCTATGACCACATCCCATATGTCATAGATTCTACTTATATAATCAATGATTGCTCAAGGCATCAAGGGTGGTAAATGCTTGAATACATCTGAAAGATTAGAAAAAAGAATTCTACCTCAACATAATTCCTTTGCTATTTGTTGGTCTCAATGTTTCTAATGTTAAATCTATAGGAATGTTGAAAGTATCAAATGGATGAATTATATAAAACATTGCACATTTCTCTTGGCTAAACAAAAGTATTTGATGAATTTGCCCTTCTTCAAAATAAGTTTTGTCAACAAGGCACTTCAAGGGATATTATATGCCCAACAAATTGAGAAAAGAACATATCAAATAAAGCACTAAACAAAATGATTTGCATGAGAAAAATGCAAGGTACACAAATTCTAAAAAGCATAATAAGGCCAGATTAATTAATATAAGTGTTTGAAAATCAAACCTCAAATCCTTTCACAAGACAGAATGGAGATTCTCTAAACACTAGTATACTTggactaatacatcaactaataATCTTATTACCACAAGCACTACAAAGGGAGCTACAAGTCTACAAATAGTATACATATATCAGCTTCTATAATCTCCTCTAATGTTGGTTATTGTTTGTTAATCATCAATTTGTTAAAGAAAGACCCCACATAAACAAACCAACAATTTATGATTTATCCTTAAAACATTTCCCATCatataattaaacaaattactAAAACATCTCTAATCTTCTCTAAATTACATAATCAGACCCCTCAGTTATATGAGAAGTATGATCCATAGTAAAACTAGGTATCTTATCATGTCTAATTGGGTTTTCTTTACCTCCAATAAGTCTTGCAGGGTTCCCTACAGCAGTAGTTCTTGGTGGGACCTCTTTCAAAACCACAGAACCAGAACCAATTTTTGCACCATCACCTATTTTAACATTCCCTAATACACAAGTTCCTGCACCAATTAGTACCCCATCACCAATTTTTGGGTGCCTATCCCCACAAGTTTTTCCAGTACCACCCAATGTTACATTATGCAAAATTGAAACATTATTACCAATCACAGCAGTTTCTCCAATCACAATCCCAGTAGCATGATCAAACAATATCCCACTTCCAATTTTTGCACCTGGATGAATATCAGCAGAAAATACCTCAGAAACCCTATTTTGAACCATTAAAGCTAGAATCTTTCTTCCTTGTGACCATAATTTATGGGCAATTCTATGAGATTGACATgctaaaaaccctttaaaattcaaaaaacagTGAACATAACTAATACAAGCTGGGTCTCTTTCTCTGACTGCCCTTAAATCTTCCATGACATCTTTTATAATTTCTCTGTTTTCAATAAGAACACCAAGAAATATATCAAAAAGGGTGTTTGAATTTAGACTTGGAAAGCATAATTTGGCTGATAAATGATTAGCTAAAGCAGTTTCCAAACATTTATGAGAAAGGATTGAATTGTAATAATAGTTTGACAAAATGGGTTCTTGCTCAACATCACTTTTTGCTTCTTCCACTATTTTTGACCATAAATCATCCTCTTTTTTTGGTTCAACATCTTGGACACATTCATTTAGTTTTTCATGATTTGGGCAAATTGTTGCACTAGAAACAAGATCAGAAAAGGTGGGTCTGTAATAGTCTAAGTATCCAAAATGATGGTGATCAGATTTAGATGTTTCTGATTCACAATTTTTGGTGGGTGTATGAACACAAGTTgccatttttgagaaaaatgaacaaaagatAGGTTTTTTATGACTTGggttattcttgttattatttgAGGAAGAGATTGAATGAGAGACGTGATATTTGTAAAATGAGTCAATGCATTGAGGTGGGTATATTGAGAGTGAAGGGTGGAAATGGTTATTATGGCTATATATATAGCCAAAAACTTTAcaagattttaagtttttttgggaTGAAGTTAAGAAATTGGAGTAAAGTAGTAGTAGGCTCATTGTGATTTTGTCACTcctcttaataataataataataataataataataataataataataataattttttaggttttaagATACTCTAAAGTAAGCCTAATTTGGAAGAGGTTTCTTTTGTTGGTGCAATTGTGCTAATGGTGCAAGGCAAGGGCATCTAAATAAAGGGTTATTGTGCTTGTTGTGGTCAAAAAAGGGTCATTGGATAGGTGATACTTGTTGAAACCTTTTGTTGGAGCTTCAAACTTGGTTATTGGTAAGTCTAATGAAGTGTCTTGAATTTTAAGCTTAGGTAGACTTATATTCCATTAGTCTTGGTACCATTTTACGTGGTTTGTTCtcgaataattaaaattattttaattgaatgttttaaaatcAGAGTTATTACTTTGTGGTATTAGACTTGACTTGAGATTTTGAGAACACATACAATCACTTACTTTGTattaaaaaatttcttcaactcattcatttgctatattatttattaatatttattttgcttgtTTTAGTAAGTGTAACTTGTTCACTATTTCTCTCTATATTCCAACAAGGCAACAACACACTTCTTTTTATcggttttatttttgttcttttctcttaattatttgataaaatttatgaaaGTAATTAAATTATAGCAATTAGTATCAAATGATTGCAATCTctatattttttacaaaaaaaaaaaaatgaaaaagtcaAAGTTGCAAATCGGGATTGTTTGTATTGTATCATCCCGATAGTATTGGGGTTTGAGCATAATTTTTGAGACCGAATAGGTCTAGGTCCGAAAAAATTGAAAGGGGTGACCTTTTTAAATGTTAtatataatcataaaaaaaactatcCTATGTTAATGATATTGTGAGAAATgaaatttaattgaatttgaaaataatcctaaaaatttaattcatctttGATATTTTTCtgaagaaaaattttataaaaaattcgaACTTGGAAATTTCCTAGATTAGGAAGGATCATATAAAGATGAACCAAAAAAATAGAACTATTACCATTATGGTATTATCTTATTTACTTTCTATctacatagaaaaaaaaaaaaaagacaatcaAACAAATGAAATTCCCATTTTATGATTATGCCCTTCCatatctttctctctcctcagcTGAACTGCACCTACATGAGAAAAAAATCCTCCCTTTCTGTAACTTACATCACTTCACCATTTTCATGGCTTACCTAAACCCCATAAATTTTTCCTCCATTTACCTTTTTTGTGCTCTTTTCCCCTCTATTTTCCTTCTCTCTTACTCATCAACTTCCAAATTATgatttacaacaaaaaaattacattttaaactCCTTTTGTCCCTTTTTTTCCCTTGAcactttacaactttgattgcACCATTTAGAACTTCTAATGTTTCAATTTTTCCATCATAATTTCTGAAAGTAAGAGTGCCCATTTCTTTGGTTTGATGATTTGTAGTAGAAGTGATGTCAAAATCAAGTCTTTAACATTTGGAGGGGATTTTCACTTTGTGCCCACCTCAAATTCTTCTGATCTGGTTGTAATACTCTTGATCTCTTACCTTTTGTAGAACCTTTAAGAATTTGAGAGCAATTACCCTTGTTttaattttagtatttatttgttttcagCTGGGATTTTATcatggtttttagggtttagcAGCATAGGTTCTTGTATTATTTGAGGGTTTTCCCCCATTTGTTACATCTTGTTGTATTATCTTAGCTTACTGGAAGATTAATTGAATTGGGAATAAGGTAGAATGTTGTAATTTTCTGCCCTTATAGAGGTTCTGTTGAAAGGACTTGGTATTGAAATTAGTGGTTTTTAGGAAATCTGATTCTTATTGTGATTTATTTGGAAAAATGGGGGAAAATAGTGCATCATTTGTGGAATGGAAGGAAGAATTTGTGTCTCGGGAACGAGGCAAGCGAATAGTTCATTATATTTTGAAGGATTCTTGTGGGAATTCTATACTTGCTGTAGTTGGCACTGAAAGGAGTCTTAGGCACATGGTTTATGTTGTTGCTGAAGAATTTTTGAACTGTTCCGACTCTGATAATCCCATCCAAGCCGGGTTTAAATGGAGATCAAGAAGGGAGGTTGTTGATTGGCTTACGTCGTTGCTGGCTAAGCAGCAACAAGCAGGTGATCCACTAGTGCTAGTGTCTTTAACTTGTGTTTTTGATGTACTGGTATATGTTTTTTATTGCTTCAGTAATTTCTAGTACAATTTGTTGATGTCAGTTAATGTTAAGAAATTAGAAGTACAACTTGTTGATGCAAATTTATGTTTGAAAGTTAGAAGTACAACTTGTTGATGTCAGTTGTGGATTATTTGTTACCAAGTTCAATcgaaaacaatctctttgttattCCTTACAAGATAAGGTTGCGTGCATCCACCTTTCCAAACTCCGTGTAATTAGGAGCCACTCAATGGTATTGGGTTGATGAAATGTAACTTGTGTATGTCGATTAGAGTTTGACGATTAGAAGGTTTTGTAGTAATGTTTCCAAACTTGATGTGAGTTGATCATATTTAGGGTGAGAGATAATGGGCAATGTCTAAATTATTACTGTTCTTTCAATGTGAATGTGATTCATGGCATTTCTTATATACTCTAGTGGTGTATTAGAGATTTGACTATGTTGTATCTTGatgttttttttcctatttctcTTTAGGTCATGGTCGTTTGTTTGTTAGATTCTCATTTTCCTATTATATGTTTGTTGTCAAATGCAACATTTTACTTCTGTTAATAATGCTTTGCAAACTTTTAGTTTTAATCTGTGAGGTGATCGTTTTTACCTATCTTTCAAATTTTTGGTGACTTGATTTATAAATAGCTGAAGTTTGCACTTGGATGATTCATGTATTACTATCTTATATTATGAGCGTATGAGGATATTAAAGAATCTTATCTTTCTCTGAGTTAAAAAGGATGAAGTTGACCTGTATTTCCATTACATTTCTTTAACTCGTTAGTTAGGAATAGCAGAACAGGACTATAGATAGTTATCGTTTGAAGCTGCATTTAGCTATTTAAGAGGCTGATTTTAGTGTTCTGTGATCTGAACATAGTATCTCCAGCCACAGATAAGTTGAACATGGAAGAATTTATCTGTCTATCCGTGACATTAATGTATGGCATGGTCTTTTTTAGGTGTGACTCGTGAGTGTAGTTCTTCAATTCATTATGTTACATGGCCATGATGCACTTATTAATCATTATATAATGTTTTTCTTAGCTACTCCGTGATATCCTCAATTTTGACCTTCTATTATCTTCGACAATGGATATGGAACACATGCTTACATTCTTGTATTGTTGATCATGACAGATTCTCCAAGCGGTGATTCAACCCAATCTTTAGGATCTGCTGAGTTAAGCAATCAATACTTTTCTGTTGATAAAATGGTAAGTTTTAAGGCCCATCAATTCTGGCTTATAAACACCCATTTACTGACCCAAACTTGTCATGTGTCTTGATTTATGTACTTATCAAGGTGTTTCATGTATTTTGAATTATGTCAGAATCATCAGGTGAGAAATTTGAAGCAGTCCTGCTCAGATATTGTGTGGTTAGGTGCTGCATGGAATTGTGGAAAGCAGCTAAAGCACTTCCCAGCATTTTGTAGGAATGGTACCACAATAGCAGTAAGTACTTAACTTCAGCTGTAAATAGTATTAAATTTATCATGATATTTAAATTCTTAAAAGGTAATTTGCTCCTCAAAGAAAATTCCATTGACTTAAAATCTGGAAACTCACATTGAAAGATTCTTCTTGAGGATTAGCTATACCAACATCCATTTTGTTAAGGGTTATGAAGCAGAAGGGTATAGCTCTTGTACGCATTACTTCCGTTACCTCATCACCATTACGCTACCACAATCGTgaccgttaccgcatttttacactattctTGTACCCAATTACCCATCAACACATTTTATTCATGCCAATGTACTCTTCACGCAATACTCACATTTTGAGCCTTGAGTGCAACACTGAGTGATACTTTTGATATACCTTAAAAAGAAGCACACTGTCATTAACAG
Coding sequences:
- the LOC130818139 gene encoding serine acetyltransferase 1, chloroplastic; this encodes MSLLLLYSNFLTSSQKNLKSCKVFGYIYSHNNHFHPSLSIYPPQCIDSFYKYHVSHSISSSNNNKNNPSHKKPIFCSFFSKMATCVHTPTKNCESETSKSDHHHFGYLDYYRPTFSDLVSSATICPNHEKLNECVQDVEPKKEDDLWSKIVEEAKSDVEQEPILSNYYYNSILSHKCLETALANHLSAKLCFPSLNSNTLFDIFLGVLIENREIIKDVMEDLRAVRERDPACISYVHCFLNFKGFLACQSHRIAHKLWSQGRKILALMVQNRVSEVFSADIHPGAKIGSGILFDHATGIVIGETAVIGNNVSILHNVTLGGTGKTCGDRHPKIGDGVLIGAGTCVLGNVKIGDGAKIGSGSVVLKEVPPRTTAVGNPARLIGGKENPIRHDKIPSFTMDHTSHITEGSDYVI